Proteins from a genomic interval of Chryseobacterium indologenes:
- a CDS encoding glycoside hydrolase family 16 protein, producing the protein MKFRPDTIIQLFAASIVLLSFTDCTSAKVDSGRKLIWSDEFNGKGLPDSSKWNYDVGGGGFGNEEAQFYTKNRPENARMEKGNLVIEARKENWEHNKYTSARLLTKGKFSFQYGTVEVRAKLPKGRGTWPAIWMMSENMKKWPDDGELDIMEHVGYHPGYIHASVHTKKYNHIQGTQKTDTLFVKDASEKFHVYKASWTPEKIDVYIDDKKFFTYENKEKTGESWPFDRPYFIILNLAVGGFWGGKEGIDETIFPQKYYIDYVRVYQNK; encoded by the coding sequence ATGAAATTCAGACCCGACACTATCATTCAGCTTTTTGCAGCCTCAATAGTACTGTTATCGTTTACCGATTGTACATCAGCTAAAGTTGATTCCGGCAGAAAACTGATCTGGAGTGATGAGTTTAACGGAAAAGGACTGCCTGATTCGTCAAAATGGAATTATGATGTCGGAGGAGGAGGTTTTGGAAATGAAGAAGCCCAGTTTTATACCAAAAACAGACCCGAAAATGCCAGAATGGAGAAAGGGAATCTGGTGATTGAAGCCAGAAAAGAAAATTGGGAGCATAATAAATACACTTCTGCAAGGCTTTTAACCAAAGGAAAATTCTCTTTTCAGTACGGAACTGTTGAGGTCCGGGCAAAGTTGCCAAAAGGTCGCGGAACCTGGCCGGCGATATGGATGATGAGTGAAAATATGAAGAAATGGCCGGATGACGGTGAGCTTGATATTATGGAACATGTGGGTTATCATCCGGGGTATATCCATGCATCGGTTCATACCAAAAAATATAACCATATTCAGGGAACCCAGAAAACAGACACCCTTTTTGTAAAAGATGCCAGCGAAAAGTTCCATGTATACAAAGCTTCATGGACACCTGAGAAAATTGATGTCTATATTGATGATAAAAAATTTTTCACTTATGAAAATAAAGAAAAAACCGGCGAATCATGGCCGTTTGACCGGCCGTATTTTATCATCTTAAACCTTGCTGTCGGCGGCTTCTGGGGCGGAAAAGAAGGGATAGACGAAACTATCTTTCCACAAAAGTATTATATAGACTACGTAAGGGTCTATCAAAATAAATAA
- a CDS encoding DNA-3-methyladenine glycosylase I: MEKKRCGWCEKDDLYRKYHDEEWGTPVYNDRILFEFLILESFQAGLSWYTILSKRDNFRKAFDHFDYKKIAVYDSQKIEELMNDAGIIRNRLKILSAVTNAQKFMEVQKEFGSFSEYIWGFVNGKPLDQKPKTLSDIPATTDLSDFIAKDLKKRGFKFMGSTVVYAHMQATGMINDHIESCFKRL, encoded by the coding sequence ATGGAAAAAAAACGTTGTGGATGGTGCGAAAAAGATGATCTGTACAGAAAATATCATGATGAAGAGTGGGGTACGCCTGTATATAATGACCGTATTTTGTTCGAATTTCTGATTCTTGAAAGCTTTCAGGCGGGACTAAGCTGGTATACAATTCTGTCTAAAAGAGATAATTTCAGGAAAGCATTTGACCATTTTGATTATAAAAAAATTGCTGTCTACGATAGTCAAAAAATAGAAGAACTGATGAATGATGCCGGAATCATCAGAAACCGGCTGAAAATATTGTCCGCCGTTACCAACGCCCAGAAGTTTATGGAAGTGCAGAAAGAATTCGGAAGCTTTTCAGAATACATCTGGGGTTTCGTGAACGGAAAACCTTTAGACCAAAAGCCAAAAACTCTGTCTGATATTCCTGCTACCACTGATTTATCTGATTTTATTGCCAAGGATCTGAAAAAGAGAGGATTCAAATTTATGGGATCAACCGTTGTATATGCTCATATGCAGGCTACGGGTATGATCAACGATCATATTGAAAGTTGTTTCAAGAGATTGTGA
- a CDS encoding glycoside hydrolase family 30 protein — translation MRKLIVSCFVVGIVFNANAQNYWKKNAGKTAKVILTNSKANEKMADKGIVKFEPFGQPKETEACIFVAPKFKYQKLIGVGGAITDASAETFYKMPKNKQKEILDAYYGKNGLGYTVVRTNMNSCDFSSDSYTYVEDNDTSLKSFNLAHDEKYKIPMIKEAQKAIGNNFTFYFSPWSPPAWMKSNKSLYKGGRLENQYYQTWADYYIKFIKEYEKRGINIWGLTVQNEPMATQSWESCIYTAEEEGDFLKNNLGPTLWKNGYKDKKVMIWDHNRDLIYQRATTTLSDPETSKYAHGIGYHWYETWNNKTQLFDNLAETHRAFPDKFLAFTEGCKEQFTMDKIEDVSLGELYGKNMLNDFNKGNAMWTDWNILLDETGGPNHKGNFCFAPIIANTKTGEVLYTYEYYYIGHVSKYIRPNAQRVGSSSNRAALTSSAFMNENGQLVTVIMNDSDNDIETNLWIEGMAARLKAPAHSIQTVVL, via the coding sequence ATGAGAAAACTAATTGTAAGTTGTTTTGTAGTAGGTATTGTTTTCAATGCCAATGCTCAGAATTATTGGAAGAAAAATGCAGGAAAAACAGCTAAAGTAATCCTTACCAATTCCAAGGCAAATGAGAAAATGGCGGATAAGGGTATAGTGAAATTTGAACCATTCGGGCAGCCTAAAGAAACAGAGGCCTGCATTTTTGTAGCACCCAAATTTAAATATCAAAAGTTAATCGGAGTCGGGGGAGCTATTACAGATGCTTCAGCCGAAACTTTTTACAAAATGCCCAAGAATAAACAAAAAGAAATTCTGGATGCTTATTATGGGAAAAACGGTCTGGGCTACACTGTTGTTCGTACCAATATGAATTCCTGCGACTTTTCCAGTGACTCTTATACCTATGTAGAAGACAATGATACTTCTCTGAAGTCTTTTAACCTTGCGCACGATGAAAAGTATAAAATACCGATGATCAAGGAAGCTCAGAAAGCCATCGGTAATAATTTTACCTTTTATTTTTCGCCCTGGAGCCCTCCGGCCTGGATGAAGTCGAATAAAAGTCTCTATAAAGGAGGAAGACTGGAAAACCAATATTACCAGACCTGGGCGGATTATTATATTAAATTCATTAAAGAATATGAAAAAAGAGGGATTAATATCTGGGGATTAACGGTTCAAAATGAACCCATGGCCACCCAAAGCTGGGAGTCCTGTATCTATACAGCAGAAGAAGAGGGTGATTTCCTGAAAAACAATCTCGGACCAACGCTTTGGAAAAATGGATATAAAGATAAAAAAGTGATGATCTGGGATCACAACAGAGATTTAATCTATCAAAGAGCAACAACAACCTTAAGCGATCCTGAAACATCAAAATATGCCCATGGAATAGGATACCACTGGTACGAAACCTGGAACAACAAAACTCAGCTTTTTGATAATCTGGCGGAAACGCACAGAGCTTTCCCGGACAAGTTTCTGGCTTTTACAGAAGGCTGCAAGGAACAGTTTACTATGGATAAAATTGAGGATGTAAGCCTTGGTGAGCTGTACGGAAAAAATATGCTGAACGATTTCAACAAAGGAAATGCCATGTGGACCGACTGGAATATCCTGTTAGATGAAACAGGAGGCCCTAATCATAAAGGAAACTTTTGTTTTGCCCCGATCATTGCCAATACCAAAACAGGAGAAGTATTGTATACCTACGAGTACTATTATATCGGGCATGTCTCAAAATACATCAGGCCGAATGCTCAGAGGGTAGGAAGCTCTTCCAACAGAGCAGCACTTACCTCAAGTGCATTTATGAATGAAAACGGACAACTGGTCACCGTGATCATGAATGATTCAGACAACGATATAGAAACCAATCTCTGGATCGAAGGAATGGCTGCCAGATTAAAGGCACCTGCCCATTCTATTCAGACTGTAGTTTTATAA
- a CDS encoding cytochrome-c peroxidase: protein MRTYPLLVVILLTGFAVMSFNPVDHGKETETTFINKGLTDFKGQLEQLKADVYQFSEDRISLEELQKSFRRTRNSFKEIEFYIAYHYPEFTKTHLNAAPLFHIEAAGTSAYTLPPEGLQVLDELIFSEEADDEKEKMKTITDFLYNSYSGFYLSAMKNGLSKGNNKTLPLRIELIRIYSLGVTGFDTPGSLNISEETAHALSGMQKYLNDDAYFKNYNTGKVNQTLSDAIMYLAENKDFETFDRIQFYKQYIQPLYQELGSWDGRPDDLKEFSGWNVGNKDFFSSDFLDPYFYTILKSSEDNAHLRQLGKSLFYDQNISGNGKMSCATCHLPENAFTDLKAKSPSNVEGKNVLRNSPSLYNAVFAKRFFYDLRAFYLEQQAEHVIYNEEEFNTSYGSIIQKLKTKPEYKKAFRKAFKDGEINKENFSKALSSYVASLYSFNSDFDRFMRNEKEVSDDVKKGFNLFMGKAACATCHFAPHFSGLVPPFFNENESEVLGVTTKPVKQLPVELDGDMGRGNSPVKKEKSWIYDYSFKTVTVRNIALTKPYFHNGAFNTLDEVLDFYNEGGGEGLGLKMKNQTLAPDKLNLTQTEIQQIIAFLNALTDVSKAK from the coding sequence ATGAGAACATATCCACTGCTTGTTGTTATCCTTTTGACAGGATTTGCAGTAATGTCTTTCAATCCTGTTGACCACGGAAAAGAAACGGAGACTACATTTATAAACAAGGGTTTAACTGATTTTAAAGGACAGCTTGAACAACTGAAAGCAGATGTGTATCAATTTTCTGAAGACCGGATCTCTCTCGAAGAACTACAAAAATCATTTCGTCGTACCAGAAATTCATTCAAGGAAATAGAATTTTATATTGCCTACCATTATCCTGAATTTACCAAGACGCATCTTAATGCAGCCCCTTTATTCCACATCGAAGCTGCAGGAACATCAGCTTATACACTTCCTCCAGAAGGTTTACAGGTTTTGGATGAACTTATTTTTTCAGAGGAAGCGGATGATGAAAAAGAAAAGATGAAAACCATTACTGATTTTTTATACAACAGCTATTCCGGTTTCTATCTAAGTGCTATGAAAAATGGCTTAAGTAAGGGTAACAATAAAACCTTGCCGTTGCGTATTGAACTTATCAGAATATATTCACTGGGAGTGACAGGTTTTGATACTCCGGGATCACTGAACATTTCAGAAGAAACCGCTCATGCGCTCTCAGGAATGCAAAAATACCTCAATGATGATGCTTATTTTAAAAACTATAACACCGGGAAAGTAAACCAAACCTTGTCGGATGCAATTATGTATCTCGCAGAAAATAAAGATTTTGAAACTTTTGACAGAATTCAATTTTATAAACAATACATACAACCTCTCTATCAGGAATTAGGTAGCTGGGATGGCCGGCCGGACGACCTGAAAGAATTCTCCGGCTGGAATGTAGGAAATAAGGACTTTTTCAGCAGTGATTTTCTGGATCCGTATTTTTATACGATATTAAAATCATCGGAAGATAATGCTCACCTTCGGCAGCTTGGTAAGTCTCTGTTTTATGATCAGAATATAAGCGGTAATGGTAAAATGAGTTGTGCAACCTGTCATCTTCCCGAAAACGCCTTTACAGATCTTAAAGCAAAATCTCCAAGCAATGTAGAAGGAAAAAATGTTCTGCGCAACTCGCCAAGCCTTTATAATGCGGTTTTTGCCAAAAGATTTTTTTATGATCTTCGCGCTTTTTATCTGGAACAGCAGGCTGAACATGTCATTTACAATGAAGAAGAATTCAATACCAGCTACGGGAGTATTATTCAAAAATTAAAAACCAAACCTGAATATAAAAAAGCATTCCGAAAGGCATTCAAAGACGGAGAAATTAATAAAGAAAATTTTTCAAAAGCCTTAAGTTCGTATGTTGCTTCATTATATTCCTTCAACAGTGATTTTGACCGTTTTATGAGAAATGAAAAAGAGGTATCCGATGATGTAAAAAAGGGGTTCAACCTATTTATGGGAAAAGCAGCATGTGCCACTTGTCATTTTGCACCTCATTTTTCAGGATTGGTACCACCGTTCTTTAATGAAAATGAATCAGAAGTGTTGGGCGTTACAACAAAACCTGTCAAACAGCTTCCTGTTGAACTTGACGGAGATATGGGAAGAGGAAACAGTCCTGTAAAAAAGGAAAAATCCTGGATCTATGATTATTCTTTCAAAACTGTAACGGTGAGAAATATTGCCCTTACAAAACCCTATTTTCATAACGGTGCTTTTAATACCCTGGATGAGGTCCTTGATTTTTATAATGAAGGCGGAGGTGAAGGATTGGGTCTGAAAATGAAGAACCAGACTCTGGCACCGGATAAACTTAACCTTACCCAAACAGAGATTCAGCAGATTATAGCTTTTCTGAATGCGCTTACGGATGTGAGTAAAGCAAAGTAA
- a CDS encoding translation initiation factor produces the protein MDLRDQLKNLFPDHEEQDFEMPEEEFKQKEPLVCKFEKKGRNGKPVTIVEGWEGSEEDLKKISKKIKTTLGIGGSEKDGTIIIQGDNRDKIMAILNDLGYKTKRVGG, from the coding sequence ATGGACTTACGAGATCAATTAAAGAATCTTTTTCCTGATCATGAGGAGCAGGATTTTGAAATGCCTGAGGAAGAATTCAAGCAGAAAGAGCCTTTGGTATGCAAATTTGAGAAAAAAGGCAGAAATGGCAAGCCAGTAACGATTGTTGAGGGCTGGGAAGGCAGTGAAGAGGACTTAAAAAAAATATCAAAGAAGATAAAAACCACCTTGGGAATAGGCGGTTCTGAAAAGGACGGAACGATTATCATCCAAGGAGATAACCGTGATAAAATAATGGCTATCCTTAATGATCTGGGGTATAAAACCAAACGGGTTGGCGGATAG
- a CDS encoding leucine-rich repeat domain-containing protein yields the protein MKKIVVFIACLFLSQVKAQIDPVKYPTYTNIEDALKSDQTVYSISFREKGLFNLPPGISKLKSLFFLNIMGNKLEKMDQQIFALKELEILNVNENSIKYIPDEISQLQKLTTFSMNLNGLTSINPNLATLQHLKVIHLDANNLNVFPEALMEIPTLEEINLQGNQISFIKDKVHKITNLKFLNLSENQINDLGNLSFPQHLKYLELQQNAIVKLPENLFKAQNLEFLNVSGNNISIISPGIKGLKNIVSMNLANNHLKDIPVEIKELKNLKTLILTGNPLEKTKIEKLKNLLPETRIYF from the coding sequence ATGAAAAAAATTGTAGTATTCATTGCCTGCTTATTTCTTTCTCAGGTAAAAGCTCAGATTGATCCTGTGAAATATCCCACCTATACCAATATCGAAGATGCTTTAAAAAGTGATCAAACGGTTTACAGCATAAGTTTCAGGGAAAAAGGATTATTCAACCTGCCTCCCGGAATTTCAAAACTGAAATCCTTATTCTTTTTGAATATTATGGGAAACAAGCTTGAAAAAATGGACCAGCAGATATTTGCTTTAAAAGAACTGGAAATTTTAAACGTCAATGAAAACAGCATTAAATACATCCCTGATGAAATAAGTCAGCTACAGAAACTGACGACATTCTCCATGAATCTCAATGGCCTTACCAGCATTAATCCTAATCTTGCAACATTGCAGCATTTGAAAGTCATTCATCTGGATGCCAATAATCTCAATGTTTTTCCTGAGGCCTTGATGGAGATTCCAACGTTAGAAGAAATAAATCTTCAGGGCAATCAAATCAGTTTTATTAAAGATAAAGTACATAAGATCACGAATCTTAAATTTTTAAATCTTTCTGAAAATCAGATCAATGATTTAGGGAATTTATCTTTTCCACAACATTTAAAATACCTTGAGCTGCAGCAAAATGCTATTGTAAAACTTCCTGAAAATTTGTTCAAAGCTCAGAATCTTGAATTTCTGAACGTCAGCGGAAATAATATCTCCATTATTTCTCCCGGAATAAAAGGACTGAAAAATATAGTCAGCATGAACCTGGCTAACAATCATTTAAAAGATATTCCTGTAGAAATCAAAGAATTGAAAAATCTTAAAACATTGATTCTTACAGGAAATCCTTTAGAAAAAACTAAAATTGAAAAATTAAAAAACTTATTGCCGGAAACCCGGATTTATTTCTAA
- a CDS encoding SDR family oxidoreductase: MSYGLLKGKKGIIFGALNEQSIAWKVAERCHEEGAEFILSNAPIALRMGELNGLAEKTGSEVIGADATSIEDLEKLFDAAVAKFGKIDFILHSIGMSINVRKGKHYTEMNYDWLEKGWDISAVSFHKVMRVAWEKDCMNEWGSILALTYIAAQRTFPDYNDMSDNKAYLESIARTFGNYWGERKVRVNTVSQSPTMTTAGSGVKGFGGFLGYAEDMSPLGNATALECADYCVTLFSDLTKKVTMQNLFHDGGFSSSGVTQKVISKYDAEN; this comes from the coding sequence ATGTCATACGGTTTACTTAAAGGCAAAAAGGGAATTATTTTTGGAGCCCTTAATGAACAATCTATCGCATGGAAAGTTGCTGAAAGATGCCATGAGGAAGGTGCAGAATTCATCTTATCCAATGCTCCTATTGCTTTGAGAATGGGAGAACTTAATGGTTTAGCTGAAAAAACAGGCTCTGAAGTGATAGGTGCTGATGCTACTTCTATCGAAGATCTTGAAAAACTTTTTGATGCTGCTGTTGCAAAATTCGGTAAAATTGACTTTATCCTTCATTCTATCGGAATGTCTATCAATGTAAGAAAAGGAAAACACTATACGGAAATGAACTACGACTGGTTGGAAAAAGGTTGGGATATCTCAGCAGTTTCTTTCCATAAAGTAATGCGTGTTGCCTGGGAAAAAGACTGTATGAATGAGTGGGGAAGCATCTTGGCTCTTACGTATATTGCAGCTCAGAGAACATTCCCTGATTATAATGATATGTCTGACAACAAAGCTTATCTGGAAAGTATTGCGAGAACTTTCGGAAATTATTGGGGAGAAAGAAAGGTACGTGTAAATACAGTTTCTCAGTCACCTACAATGACTACTGCAGGTAGCGGTGTGAAAGGTTTCGGAGGATTCTTAGGATATGCGGAAGATATGTCTCCACTAGGAAATGCTACTGCCCTTGAATGTGCAGATTACTGTGTCACTTTATTCTCTGATCTTACGAAAAAAGTAACCATGCAGAACCTTTTCCATGACGGAGGTTTCAGCAGCTCAGGAGTTACTCAGAAAGTAATCAGTAAATATGATGCTGAAAACTAA